The stretch of DNA ATATTCACAATGTCCATTTGAAGAAAAATTAGCATACCAAAATATGAAATAACTTGAACTGGCTAGAGTTCTTGCAATTGCTAACATAAATAGTCATACAGATGATGCAGCAGGAACAGCAACATTTAAGTAAACACGACATATGATCCTGttaacaaaagagaaaaaaagtcaCACACAAATAGACCAGCTTTTCAAGACAATTCCACAGACGACATTAGAACCAAATTAGCACCGTAAAGTCCACACACATACCCGCTGCAGAAATTATTATTACATATGGCCATCATAACATGTATACGTGTATTGCCCTAATGGCAATTcataaaaccctaaccctagtttCCCTCATACCCTTCTTTGACGGACACTGGATCAGCGGGCGGGATCTTGACGTAGCCTGCCTTCTTGGCGCTCCCTTTCACATCCCCTTCCTCGTCGCTGTACCCATCGGAGCCGCAGATCTCGTGACGGTGGGCGACAAGGGACCAGGCCAGGTACATGGTGACGGCGGTGAGGGCGCCGCACCCAACACCGAAGAGGAGGCCGATCACGACCACGAGGATGTCTTTGGCGCGATCTCGGAGGGAGCTGAACCCGAAGGGGGCGGGCTCGGCGGGGGCGACCTCGCGGCGGGGGAGGAGGAGCCCCGGCCGCGGGATCATGGCCGAGCGAGGGTCGGAGTGGAAGGTGGTGCGGACGGGGGTGATGATGCGGTAGACGGAGACGAATCCGTTGGGACGGTTGTTACCGGGGAGGGCAGCGTCGGTAGTGGTGGAGATGGTGTAGGAGATGAAGACAGTGTTGCAAGGGTGGAAGGGGACCCCGGGACGAGCAGCGACGGAGGCAGCGAGGAgggagaggacgaggaggaggagggggaaggcGGAGCCagaggaagccatagcgggatcaGCGGAGCGAAGGAAGACGGGAAGAATTGGAGTTACCGGTGTGGAATAAGGGAGACCACGAGGTGGCCCATTTTATATACGGCATTGACTTTTTTGGTCCGACGCCGTGTTGTTTGAGGACCAAGTTGGGCCGGCAACGCGGTTTACCGGCCCCGTTCATGTGATTGGACCCTAACGATCAGATTTCTCTGTCACGAGAAATAATGCAAATTTCCACGTTCCAAAaaacaagaatatatatatatatatatatatatatatatatatatatatatatatatatatatatataaagacgaTTTTCCTGAGTATTTCCCAACCGAtatattttttgcttttttttcaaataatactttaaattaaaaaaatctaaaatacccCTTAAAATTTTCTACTCAAATATTTTGGCTCATTTTTTACTTGTTTTAGAGTGTTATCGTGTTTTTATTTGACTTGTTTATAGTATCTTTTTaagtattattaaaaaaaattataagtgacAATATATTATGTCTCATTAGTTGTTATTGCTTGTAGACCATTATGACATCATATTTTTAAgttcataattagttttattaAACTTAAGAGTTCatttgaattattataaatatttatttgaatcaTAGTGTATTTTAATTctatttgattcatttataactatttttgaataaattttatgatatctttcTCGTGGTGGGCAAAACACTACTATACGTCAAAAGCACTCTAAAAACCAAAACATGGTAatagggaatatatatatatatatatatatatatatatatatatatatatatatatatatatatatatatatatatatatatatatatatatcttaagggATAGTTTGAGTATTTTATAAGTTAAAGGTAATATTTGAGAAAAAGCAAAATGGGGATAATGAGAGATACCCAAAATATGaatctatttttttaaaatcactctaaaaaaattgtattaaaaaaatttatcattttttttaaagaaaataccCACATTTTTTGTATTTCCCAACAGTACCccctcattttatttttttcctgagtaatactcttaatttaaaaaatacttaaagaaTCTCAAAAAAATTTCTGTCTATTATAATGTCTTGATGGTATTTTTGACATGTTATATTGTTTTGGCTGACAAATtaataataaatctaaaaatataatattataattatctatgaaaaatgaGAAACAAAGAGGTACAATATAATGTCACTTTTTAATAATACATAATAGTATTTTGAGTacctcaataaaatattataaatactatTAAAAAGCATCATGAACAAGTCAAATGAAAACActgtaataattaaaattttattaaaatcatagttgctgaaaatacaacaaaattttTTTAAGGGATATCTtcgatatttttttaaattaaagataCAATGAGAAAAAAAAGGAGGTATCTTTTGAAAAgtactcaaaatataaatattttagaaaaatcatCCTTTACTTTTTATCTTAAAAGTTAATGTttattgcatcaaattttttattaataaaataaaattattcactTGAAACTTCTTTGTAAAGATAAAGTATATAtccttaattatttaaatatttaggcAATCTTAGCAACGAGTAATAAGATTTAGATTCTTAATTAAGCGGGCATATCCAAGTGAAAGAATCTAATCGAAACATAAACCCAACAAGCAATATACCCAAACTATTATCACGTTCTAACAATAGAAAACATTAACGTCGAACAAAAGTAGCATAAACCGTAATTACAAGGCTATTAGTACTTCACGAGGCAAGCAAAACGATGAACACCGAAACCAAAGCAGCTGATGACGTGATATGAATAGATTTGACCGTCTTTGACTTCTTCTCCGCCGACTCCGGACTACGACAACGTGGAGATATATGCATCGACTTTATCGTTCATCGTCCTCGACAGGAACTTCATGCATATCGGCGGCTTCACCTGAGCAAGCGCGAGAACCGCCTGCGGCAGCGTCCATATGCCGTCGCCGCATATCAACCCCGACGCCATCGCCGGAGCAAACGCGTCCGCCTTGGCCTTATTTCTCCTCTCCCACACGTAGAGTATCACGCTCCCGATGAACATGTCGATGGCGAAATAGGAGCCGATGTAGAAGGGGATCGCCATCGCCATCGGAATCGGTATGAACCTCGCCACCTTCTTGCCCGCCAGGTCTCTCGCCAGGTTGATGACGATGGCGAGCGCGAAGAACACGTAGCAGAGGGTTAGGCAGTGCTTCGGCAGCGACGAGAAGCCCTCGACTCCGAGGATGGCCATGTTGCGGTAGATGATGGCGTACGGCGCCGGGTACTGGCTTTCAGGCGTGCCGATGTCCTTGTAGGCATTGAAGAACAACCAGAAGACGCAGGGAGCGATCACGCAGCCCATGCAAGTGCCGATGACTTGGCTCACGAACATTGACCTCGGAGAAGCCAATGTGAGGTATCCGGTCTTGAAGTCTTGCATGAGATCGGATGCAGTGGAGACGATGCTCATCATGACGCCGCAGGCTGCGAGACCTACTAGCACGCCACCATTACCGGCGCCAACCCAAGCTCCGAAGATGAAGATGGCAAGCTTCCCGTAGGTGGAGGCGAGAGACCAGTCCGTGAGGCCGCAGCCGTAGGCGTTGCAGAAGGCAAGGATCGGGGCGATAACATAGGCGACCAACACGAAGTACCACTTGAGCGGATGGAAGATGTGTGGGAGCGTAACAATGGAGACGATGGCGACGGCGACGTAGCCTCCGTATGCTATCCATCTGGGGATCTGATCCTTGAGGAAGACCTCGGTTCGCCTTTCGTCGTCGAACGACAGCGCCGAAGTAGGGCGGTCGTCGTCGGAGACAGGAAGAGTGCCCGCGGGGCGTTTGCGTGCGGCGGTGATGAAAGCGGACGTCGTTCGATGCAGGACCTTGAGAAAGTTATAGAGGCCATCACCAAGGATCATGGCAATGCCGATGAAGACCTGCACAACGAATGAAAAGGAGAGGATAGAAGAAGAGTCATCGTTGATGTGATTCCACAACCCACGAAGAACAGGGGAGAGAGAGTTTACCCTGTAACCTTGCAGTCCATGAAGATTGCTCGGTGGGAGAGTTGCCGAATACCAGTTGCCTTTCTGGTTCTCTATGAGAGGCCACATGACTCCCCATGAAAGGATGGCTCCAAGGAGAACAGACACATTCACCAGATATGGGCAGATCATCCCGACTCCAACATAAGTTGCAGAAAAGTCAAAGAAGAACCTGAAAAGATTCATCAAAGATTAATGAACAATCAATCATATACCACTCCTAAAGCCGAATCCAAGTTAGAGACATCAGGATACTTGTGATCAAAAGCTTGAAGACCAAGCGAAGGGAATGATGCAAATCCACAGCCGTCACCGGCAGTATAAAACCACTGGAAGAATCCCCAAAGGAAGCTGCCAGCAAAGTACTTGCCCAAACTCCGTACTTGTTGCCTGGAACAAGTCAATCATCTCAGCATTCCGGCAATGGACATAAAGATGGAAATTTGTA from Musa acuminata AAA Group cultivar baxijiao chromosome BXJ2-11, Cavendish_Baxijiao_AAA, whole genome shotgun sequence encodes:
- the LOC103970164 gene encoding uncharacterized protein LOC103970164; amino-acid sequence: MASSGSAFPLLLLVLSLLAASVAARPGVPFHPCNTVFISYTISTTTDAALPGNNRPNGFVSVYRIITPVRTTFHSDPRSAMIPRPGLLLPRREVAPAEPAPFGFSSLRDRAKDILVVVIGLLFGVGCGALTAVTMYLAWSLVAHRHEICGSDGYSDEEGDVKGSAKKAGYVKIPPADPVSVKEGYEGN
- the LOC135626698 gene encoding probable metal-nicotianamine transporter YSL12 — translated: MGKEETEEVMVQEKEEKGGGEEATSVERVFEGQRVPAWREQLTVRAFVVSFFLAVMFSVIVMKLNLTTGIIPSLNVAAGLLGFFFVKLWTKGLESTGLLRTPFTRQENTVIQTCVVAAYGLAFSGGYGSYLFGMSSRVAAQATDDDDSQNIKDPRLGWMIGFMFVVSFLGLFSVVPLRKIMVIDYKLIYPSGTATAYLINGFHTPQGEKLAKQQVRSLGKYFAGSFLWGFFQWFYTAGDGCGFASFPSLGLQAFDHKFFFDFSATYVGVGMICPYLVNVSVLLGAILSWGVMWPLIENQKGNWYSATLPPSNLHGLQGYRVFIGIAMILGDGLYNFLKVLHRTTSAFITAARKRPAGTLPVSDDDRPTSALSFDDERRTEVFLKDQIPRWIAYGGYVAVAIVSIVTLPHIFHPLKWYFVLVAYVIAPILAFCNAYGCGLTDWSLASTYGKLAIFIFGAWVGAGNGGVLVGLAACGVMMSIVSTASDLMQDFKTGYLTLASPRSMFVSQVIGTCMGCVIAPCVFWLFFNAYKDIGTPESQYPAPYAIIYRNMAILGVEGFSSLPKHCLTLCYVFFALAIVINLARDLAGKKVARFIPIPMAMAIPFYIGSYFAIDMFIGSVILYVWERRNKAKADAFAPAMASGLICGDGIWTLPQAVLALAQVKPPICMKFLSRTMNDKVDAYISTLS